The genomic window TGGCATTTGCACTGGATCGGTGCAAAAACTCTTGTTAAATCCAGGCTGCCGCATTTCAGGCAGCTAAGCTTTTCAGTATCTTCACTGCTGATATAATATTCATTTATTTCATTGCAATCATTGCATTTATAGTCTACAAATCTCATTAAACTCCCTCTTAAGATAATATGTTTTTTACTTATCCGTGCAGACACAGAAATTTTTTAAAGCAAAACCGATGTTTATAGTTTAACACAAAAACATATAATAATTTTATATCTTTTTCAATATTGATGATGTTTTCTGTCATCTACATTTTAAAAGTGAGCTGTTTTTTAAATTTATGATTTAAAAGTGAACTGTTGCTTGAGCTATAATTTAAGTCTAAAAGGAAAGGTCTCTAAATTATGGCAAAGCAGCTTCACAAAAAGTTTTCTGATCAGTCTGCCGGATAATATTTCAGCCTGATCAATTGATTTTTAAAGTTATTATGTTATATTTTTAAAAACATATGATTTTTTGAAATTTTAATGACTTGACTTTGATTTCCAAGGGAATCCAGTGAAAATCTGGAGTGGTACTGGTGATGTGAACGAAAAGTATATATAATCCCCTGATAACACAATTTCCAGGCCGAATCAGAATGTGATAAGGGGCCTTAAGATGCTGTCAAAAGCAATACATCCTGAAATTTTCGGGGAGTTTGAAATTATACAATAAGTCAGTCAACATTCAGCTTTTTTCTGCGAATGATTGATAATAGCTACCCTATCCCTCCGGGGATAGGGTCAATTTTTGTCAGACTGAGTAAGGATTATGTATTCTCAGCCATTTTCTGAGGCTTGATACATTATTGTCCGTAATGGCTTTGATACCTATATTCGTTTCAAAAATCGATAATGAGTCATCTCCGGCAGTAGTGACAAAAATATATTTCCCCAGAACAAAAAGACCTGCGGGCCTGCCGAGAAAATTGGGACTGCCTGCCCCGTTAAGAGAAGCTGCAAGTTTTGGCTGTGAAGGATTGCCGATATCAAAAACAGCAAGAGAATTGCTTTCCTGGCTGATTACAAATACAAAATTTTCCCTTACAAAAACTGCCTGAGGCATTTTGAGATAATTGTCGATACTGCTGCTTGTTATGGAATATTCTGTCTTGATATTGCTCTTGTCTTTCGTATTTATCACAGCCAGTGTGTTATCTTTTGAGGAAGCAACATAACCTATATTGTCCTTAATAAAAATACTTTTTGCGCCACCAAGATAACCGGGTTTGCCTGCTCCCTCTACAAAACCGGATAATACGGGGTTGGCCGGATTTCTGACATCATAACAGGCAATAGCATTATCTTTCTCACTGGCTACAAAAGCATGTCCTTCGGTTACATATATTCCGCTTGCACCGCCAAGATAACTGCCAGCACCTGCTCCCTGCACAACACCGAGCATCCTGGGATTTTGGGGACTGCTTACATCAATTATTGAAAGTGAATTATCTGCAGAAGAAACTACATAAGCCCGATTATCTTTGATAAATACATCTCTTGCGCCGCCAAGATAATTAGGAGCTCCGGAACCGGATATTACTGCCACTACCTCAGGATTTTTTGTATCATTACAGTCAATTACGACAAATGAATTATCTTTGCTGCATGCTGCAAAACAGAAATGACTGACTACAAAAAGTTTTGAAATGCCGCCAAGATAATTAGGAGTGCCCATTCCTTTTATGCTTGATTCAAATACCGGGTTTTTTGGATCTGAGACATTTATGATTGTCATGGAATTGTCAGCCATTGCTGCGATATAGGCATAATTTCCGCTCACAAAAACATCATTTGCCCCGTTGAGGTAAGTATCAGCACCTGTAGAAACAATATTTGAAACAGGATTTAAGAATCCTTTTCCGCCGGATTCCGCATAAATGTCAAAGGCAAATACAGACAGAAATAAAATAAAAACAAATACAGCTATAAAAATATTGTAGAATAATTTAAAAGAAAAACTTTTATCAGCTTTTAAATTCATATTTGTCTTTATTTATAAAATAATGATAATTATAACATTAAAATAAAAAAATATTTTAGGAGTTTTATGGAAAATTATAAGTTTAATGAAAAGCAGATAAATAAAAAATATTTTGATGACAGATGGGTCAGATTTGCTTTCGGTCTTCAGGGTCATATCAAATCAGAGGACCTTAATCTGGGAATAGTTGAGTTTGATAAAAATATCAGATCACTTACTCACGCTCATGAAGTGGACGAAGCACTGTATGTGCTGGGCGGAAAAGGACAAATAGATGTTGATGGCAAATTAATTGATGTGAAAAAAGGAGATTTCCTTTTTGTTCCAAAACTGGCAGAGCATACGATAATAACAGGTGACAGATTCAGATTGAGAATATTTTTTGTATTTGCAGGAAAAATCCATATAGACTATTAATAATTTTTGAGTTTATTTTTTCCATGGAAGTCCTTAAAATACCTAAATCCGTAATTTTGCTTTTAAAATAAAATTAAGGAGGATTTTTTGTCAGAAAAAGATTTGAATTTTGATGATTATGAACCCTCTGATATTGCAAAAAAAGTTGAGTCTGCCGGCAGGGAAAAAGCCGAACTGGGTTTTCTTTCTTTGTTTCTGCTTTCAATCATGGCAGGAGCTTTTGTAGCTATTGCAGGAGAGTTTTATACTATAGTGATCTTTGATTCCCCCTTAAGCGTCGGGTTTACAAAGCTTATCGGCGGAATCTGTTTTTCAATCGGCTTGATCCTTGTAGTAATTGCAGGTGCTGAGCTTTTTACAGGCAATACAATGATGATAATGGCATTCGTATCCCGCGTGATAACCTGGAAACAGCTGCTTAAAAACTGGTCAGTAAACTATGTCGGCAATTTTATCGGCTCTCTCAGCGTTGTATTGCTGATGTTTCTTACAAATCAATGGAAAACAAAAGAATTCATGCTGGGAGCCAAAGCGGTACAGATCGCCGCTGCAAAAACAAATCTGGGTTTTACCGAAGCTTTTATAAGTGCGA from Actinomycetota bacterium includes these protein-coding regions:
- a CDS encoding cupin domain-containing protein, which codes for MENYKFNEKQINKKYFDDRWVRFAFGLQGHIKSEDLNLGIVEFDKNIRSLTHAHEVDEALYVLGGKGQIDVDGKLIDVKKGDFLFVPKLAEHTIITGDRFRLRIFFVFAGKIHIDY
- a CDS encoding formate/nitrite transporter family protein; protein product: MKEDFLSEKDLNFDDYEPSDIAKKVESAGREKAELGFLSLFLLSIMAGAFVAIAGEFYTIVIFDSPLSVGFTKLIGGICFSIGLILVVIAGAELFTGNTMMIMAFVSRVITWKQLLKNWSVNYVGNFIGSLSVVLLMFLTNQWKTKEFMLGAKAVQIAAAKTNLGFTEAFISAILCNALVCLAVWMCFSARSVISKIAAIIFPITVFVASGFEHSIANMFLIPMGIVLKNNTDVLAALSRMAPDLDISRLNIGGFFGNLLPVTIGNMVGGSVMVGLIYWIVIILPRKRKDRASGKQD